TCCACCGCGCGGCGGAAGGGCGTGCCGTGGGTGTACATCGTGCCGCCGAAATAGCTGTGATAGAGATCGGTATGGCTGTCAAAATGCACCATGCCGACAGGGGCATCTTTGGCCAGTGAGCGCAGGACCGGCAGTGAGGTCAGATGGTCGCCACCAGCGGTCAGGGGCGTGACGCCATGCGGTTTCAACTGATCATAGAAGGCGGTGATGCGCTCCATGCTGTCGAGGATGTCAGCGGGATTTGGCCCCACGTCGCCGAGATCGGCACAATTCACCATATCAAAGGGGCGCACGCCGGTGGCGCCGTTCTGGGCGCGGATCATTGTGGAGGCGTCGCGCAACTGGCGCGGGCCGTGACGGGGGCCGGGGCGGTTGGTGGTGCCGCTGTCCCAAGGCACGCCGATCAGGCCGATGTCAACGTCCGCAATGCGGGCGTGATCGAAGTCCATGTTCGGCAGGCGCATAAAGGACGGCATGCCGGCAAAGCGGGGCAACTCCATGCCGGAAACAGGTTTGAAGAAATCACTCATGAGAAGCTCCGTAATTGGGGCGTTTGTGAGAGGTCACGGGGCCGTCGCCTTGCGCCTGAATGCGGGCGATGGCGTCCGCAATGGGCTCATAGGCCACGGCCATGTGGTGCGCGTTGGCGTGGATGATCGTGTCGCGGTCGGTGACCATGGCCACGTGGCCTTTCCAGAACAGCAGGTCGCCGCGCTGGTAAGGGCCGGTGGCGTTGGGGAAGGCGGCTTCTTGCATGTCGCTGTCGCCGGGGCAGGGAGTGGCGCAGGCCAGAAGGGCGGCTTGCACAAGGCCGGAGCAGTCTATGCCAAAAGAGGAGTTGCCGCCCCAGAGGTAAGGCGTGCCGATCAGGCGTTCGGCCACGGCGGCGGGGTCTGTTTCGGGAGTGTCGATGGGGCGGAGGTGTTGGGTTGGGATGTACAGATCACGGGTAACGGTGCCGCCGTCCCAAGCGATCCGTGCCCATCGGTCTTCTTCAGAAATGACGACAACACGTGTTCCAAAAGGCAGCGGGGTCACCGGCCCCATAACCTTGAGCCCCGGTGTGGATTTGGCGTAGCTGCGGGCTGCGGCAACCGAGTGGGTTGGCGTTTGTTTGGGATGACTGAGGATATCGCCGATGTCGACCCATCCGACGTAACCGTCCTTGTCGGTGTATCCGAACGCCATTCCATCCTCAGCGTGGATAACGTTGATTGTCTCGCCCCGGATGAGTTGACGTTCGCGGCCGCCTTCGGGGTCGGACAGAAGATCTGTTACCACCATTGCGACGCGATATTGCGTTGGCTCGACAAAGTTATCGGCTTCGATTTTGCCGCGCAGGTGAGCGGCGGCGACTTTGCCGTTTCTTGTGTCGATACGCGCAGTCAGGCGTTTGTCCAAAGTGGCCGAATTCACAGGTCGAGTACTTTCGGCAGTGCCTCAAGAATGGCGCGTGCGCCCATACCGACGCCGCCTTTGGGGCGGGCGGGGGCAGGGGACGGGTTCCAGCCGTAGATGTCGAAATGGGTGTAGCGCTGGCCTTCGGCAAAACGGCGCAGGAAGAGGGCGGCGGTGATGGAGCCAGCGAAACCGCCTGCGGGGGCGTTGTCGAGGTCGGCAATTGCGGGTTCGATCATCTTCTCATACGGCGTCCAGAACGGCATGCGCCAGACCGGATCGGAAATGTCGGCGGCGGCGGTTTCCAAAGCGGCCACCATGGCGGTGTCGTCGGTGTAGTAAGGCGAGAGGTCCGGGCCAACGGCGACGCGGGCGGCGCCGGTGAGAGTGGCCATAGAGATCATGAGATCCGGATTGTCCTCAGACCCCAAGGCCAGAGCGTCGGCCAGAACAAGGCGACCTTCGGCGTCGGTGTTGTTGATTTCCACAGTCAGCCCCGCACGGGACGTCAGCACATCGCCGGGGCGGAAGGCGTCACCTGACACGGAGTTTTCGACTGCGGGGATCAGAACCCGCAGGCGCAGTGGCAAGTTGAGCGCCATGATCATATGGGCGAGGCCAAGGACGGTCGCTGCACCGCCCATGTCCTTCTTCATCAGCGCCATGGATCCGCCAGGCTTGAGGTTCAGGCCACCAGTGTCAAAGCAGACACCTTTGCCGACAAGAGTTAGCAGCGGGCCGGTATCCCCCCACGAGAAATCCAGCAGGCGCGGCGCGCGATGTGGCGCGGCGGCGCGGCCAACAGTATGAATCATCGGGAAATTCTGCGTCAGCAGCTCTTCGCCCGTCGTGACTTTAAGGGGGGCACCGAAAGACGATGCCAGTGAAGCCGTGGCGGCTTCCAGATCTTGGGGACCCATGTCTGAGGCAGGCGTATTGATGAGGTCGCGGGTCAGGGCTTCGCCGGTGGCAATAGCTTCGACCTTGTCTGCATCTACTTCTGCAGGACAAATCAGACGCGCCTGATGGGCGGATTTTTTCTTGTACTTGTCAAAGACATACTGCGACAGAAGCCAACCGAGACATTCGGTTTCCAAATCGCCCCAAGGCAGATCATTGGCGAGAACATAGCTGCCTTTGGGCAGTGCGGCGGCGATGGCTGCAAGAGGAAAACGGCCGCGATCACGGGTGGTGGCGTCGCCATATCCGGCCACGGCCATGATCGGAGACCCTGACGCATCCGGAATCAGCAGGGTTTTTGCCAGACCGCCAGAAAAGCCGGATGCGGCCACCCATGTCTGAATGCTGTCAGGTTGACCCGCCATCCAACTGTCAAAACCGTCTTTGGCAATGACATGAAGCGGTAATGCAGCAGTGCCTTCGCGAGAGGCTTCGGCAAACTTCAGGGAGGGGGTGGCAGACATGGACGGCTTCCTTGAACAAGACTTGCGGCGCCAGCCTATAGGCTGTGGCAGCGCCTGCAAGTCCTGCCGGAGGGTCGCATGGTACCTGTGGGGTCAGACTTGAATGGCCTTGATATGCCAAAGTTCACGCAGTGAGGGTTCACCGAGTCGCATCAGGCGGGCCAGTGTCGCGTGGGACGCGTGCCGATCCTGCTGGTGCATGGCGATGCGGACATCTCGCGCAACAGTGGCCAGCGTGTCGAGGCCGAGTCGTTGGGCAGACTTGGCGATTTTCCGGCAAGCAGCCATCAGGTGACGCTCTTCATCGTTGCCGTACGCGGTTTCTGCATCAGCAAGACCCTGTGAAAGGGTGTCGATTGCCTCAATGATCAGGCGCTCGGCCTGACGAAAGTCCATCTTGATGTAAAGACGCGTCAGTTCGTCTTCGTTCACGTGGACTGCTTCATTGAAATGCAGCCGCGTTACATGTGTCATTTGTTCACCCCAGGTGTGAAAGCCCCAAATCACCCAAAACCAGAATGGCGTAAGAACGTTCCCAAAAGGTTTCCCTGTGTTTCGGATTTTTCTCGAATTGGGGTGAAGTCGGGTTTTGCGCTTGTGCAAATCAATGGGCGCCGACGGAGAAAGAGAAATAATGCTTAAAAATCAACAGCCCGCGCAAGGGGTGCGCGGGCTGTTCAACCTTCGGAGAGAGACGGGTGTGAGGGAAAGGGAGTGGCTCTCAGGCGAAGATATTTGAGGTGTTGCGGTTGCTGGCCATCAGGGCGCGAAGACGACGCTCGCGTGCTTTGTCAGCCAAAGAACCGCCGGTGTGTGCTGCGTTGTTCATGATCTCTTCCTTGTAAATCCGCTTAGGCATTTTTGAACTTCCCTGTTTTGCGTTATTGCCGGTGTCTGTGTTTCGTTGAGTATCAAGTTGGGGGCGAAATGCGGCTGAAATGGCGCGAATTGTGTCAAATTCGCGGTAAATTTGGCTAAAATTGGAAACACAGCATTCGGGCCCGGGCAACGATGGTTGCCGGGCTAACCCCCTTAAAACTGTCCCGCAGGGCCACCAAACACCAGCAAAATAAGGCTCGCTGTGTATCCGGAGGCGACTGCCCCTCTATGTCCGGTCCCTAATCCGGACGAGCTGCGCGTTTTGGACGTCTTGGCCCAATTTGCGCGGCCTGTAGTTTTCTTAACGTCGATTCTGGCCCCGATTGGGGCGCGAGTCGGGCGATTTGGAGAATCGCCTGACCATTTTGTGGCAAATCAGGTGCGCGATCAGCGCAGGATCATCTCCAGCGGCCACTGGATTTCGTGAGAAAGCTCGACATTGAAAGTCTGACCGGCTTCTAAAGTGTGCGCCCACATCAGTATGCCGCGCTGATCCTCGTATTGCGGATTCGTGGGCGTGGGAGTTGCCTGACTGGAAATCAGGAGATCCTGTTGCTCGGAGTACGGCACGCGACCGATAAGACGCAGGGCCCAAGATTGGTCAGTAAGGTTCTCGGCTGCAAGAATGCGTGTTTCGGTTTGCTGGTTGCGGGATGTCAGCACGCCTTTGTCGCCGGTGACTTTTTGAGTGACCGTGTCCGTAAGCCGCAGCCCGGGAATCGCGCCGAAGGATAGTTTGACGTCATCGCCTGCCGCCACCAATGGCATTTCATTTTGGGTGACAAACACGTCATTGAGATAGAAGTCGGCGGCTCCGTTCAGGATCAGCTCGCCGGAGGTGTTGACGCTTTCGGCCATGACAAAAGCGGTTTCGTCCCGCATCGGGTTGGCAAAGGCGTAGACATCTGAGGTGAGGTCGATTGTATCCAACGCGAGGCGAAGTGCCTCGGTGCCCGAGTTGATCGAGACCGGCGTCGGATAGACGTAGGTGGCGTTGATACCGTCGTCAAAGGTTGGGATGGCAGCGGTTTCCATCACCGGTTCCGCCATTTGGCTTTCGGCTTCGTCGACCATAGCCAGACGACCGGCATTTTTTGGCATTACCGGTTGAGGTGTCTCGATGCGCCGCCGCCATGGAGCCAAGCCGGAAGGGGATGCCTGTGCGTTGGGGCGGCTCGTGGAGAGGGTGACGTCTACGTCGTTCCAATCCTCGCCGGTGTCCTGAAAGACAAAGACATTGCGATGAATGCGCAGTTCCGGAGCCTCACCGGTTGTGAGGTGCAAATCATAAACGGGTTGCCAGCCAGCGTCCCAATCGGTGCGGTGCACCAGTGTTACAGAGCCGTTGATTGGCTGGTCCGAGGACACTTCGGCGGCGAGCATGGATTTTTCGGTTTCTGGCGGCGTGAGGGCTTCTACGGTTGCGCGGGCATCGGACAGAGCTTCAGCCAAGTCTTCGAGGGTCTGTTCAAACGCGCGGGCCGCGCGCTGCGACGCTGCTGCCTCCTGTCGTGCTTTGAGCGTTTCCTGTCCGATGATGGCTAGGGTTTGTGTCAGGGCTTCGGGGCTGGCCGCATCCTGAGGACTTTGCAGGCGATTTAGATATCCAAGGCGGGCATTTGCCGCATCGGCCTGCATCAGCACGTCGGCCTGCTCGTCGCGGGTCGCGCGCAGGGCGGCCTCGATCCGGTCGACTTCGGCTTTGGCGGCTTCAAGCGTTGCGCTGTCCAATTCAGCGATCGGCGGCACCTTGGCAAAGCGCACTGTAACCGCGCCAAGCGTCGCGCCGTCGATGGCGACCCGTACGGTGGTTGGATCGATCTCTTCGGGCAGGTTGGTGATCAGCAGGTCATGAGAGCCCGCAGGGGCGGTGAATGTGGCCGTGCGGGTCAGAGTGGCGCCGTCGGCATAGAGAGTGGCGGCGGAAACTGGCGCGCTCAGTGGAATTGTGTCCGCCCAGAGCGGCAAGGCAAAGGTGGTCAGGGCGACGGGGAGAAAATGTCTGGTCATGAAAAAGCCTTTCGGTACGGGTTGCCTCAAAGGGAACACGTGTCGAGGAAGGCTGGCAAGTCAGTGGTGCCTGAGCTGCATGGATCGGCGGAGCAGTGCTTGTTTTGGCGAGGTGCAACGAATTGACGTCAGGCGCCTCCAGGATACGGCAACAAAAAAGGCGCTCCGAGCGGAGCGCCTTTTGTATTCTCGTTTCTGACAGGGCTTAGCCCTTTTTCAGCACTTCGCGGCCAAGCGTCTCGGCAATCTGTACGGCGTTCAGCGCCGCGCCTTTGCGCAGGTTGTCAGAGACACACCAAAGGTTGATGCCGTTTTCGACCGTGCTGTCCTGACGGATGCGCGAGATGAAGGTGGCGAAGTCGCCAACACATTCTTTCGGGGTGACGTAGCCACCGTCTTCGCGCTTGTCGATCACCATAATACCGGGCGCCTGCCGCAGGATGTCGCGTGCTTCATCCTCATCAAGGAAATCCTCGAATTCGATGTTGATCGATTCCGAGTGACCCACAAAGACCGGTACGCGGACGCAGGTCGCGGTGACTTTGATGTCCTTGTCGACAATCTTTTTGGTCTCGGCGACCATTTTCCACTCTTCTTTGGTGGACCCGTCATCCATGAATACGTCGATATGCGGGATCACGTTGAAGGCGATTTCCTTGGTGTAGACCTTTGGCGGCACATCGTTGACGGGGTTGTAGACGGCTTTGGTCTGTTCCCACAGTTCGTCCATCGCGTCCTTGCCGGAGCCGGACACGGATTGGTAGGTCGAGACAACAACGCGCTTGATCTTTGCGCGGTCGTGCAGCGGTTTCAGAGCGACAACCATCTGCGCCGTGGAGCAGTTCGGGTTGGCAATGATGTTTTTCTTGGAATAGCCGTGGATCGCATCCGCATTACACTCGGGCACGATCAACGGTACGTCCGGGTCGTAGCGGTAGAGCGAGCTGTTGTCGATGACGACACAGCCGGCGGCCGCTGCGATGGGGGCGTATTTCTTGGTGGCGTCTGACCCGATGGCAAACAGCGCCATATCCCAACCGGAGAAATCGAAT
This genomic window from Shimia isoporae contains:
- a CDS encoding aspartate-semialdehyde dehydrogenase, whose product is MGYRVVVAGATGNVGREMLNILAERQFPVDELAVLASRRSLGTEVTFGDKTLKTQDIEQFDFSGWDMALFAIGSDATKKYAPIAAAAGCVVIDNSSLYRYDPDVPLIVPECNADAIHGYSKKNIIANPNCSTAQMVVALKPLHDRAKIKRVVVSTYQSVSGSGKDAMDELWEQTKAVYNPVNDVPPKVYTKEIAFNVIPHIDVFMDDGSTKEEWKMVAETKKIVDKDIKVTATCVRVPVFVGHSESINIEFEDFLDEDEARDILRQAPGIMVIDKREDGGYVTPKECVGDFATFISRIRQDSTVENGINLWCVSDNLRKGAALNAVQIAETLGREVLKKG
- a CDS encoding DUF4139 domain-containing protein, producing the protein MTRHFLPVALTTFALPLWADTIPLSAPVSAATLYADGATLTRTATFTAPAGSHDLLITNLPEEIDPTTVRVAIDGATLGAVTVRFAKVPPIAELDSATLEAAKAEVDRIEAALRATRDEQADVLMQADAANARLGYLNRLQSPQDAASPEALTQTLAIIGQETLKARQEAAASQRAARAFEQTLEDLAEALSDARATVEALTPPETEKSMLAAEVSSDQPINGSVTLVHRTDWDAGWQPVYDLHLTTGEAPELRIHRNVFVFQDTGEDWNDVDVTLSTSRPNAQASPSGLAPWRRRIETPQPVMPKNAGRLAMVDEAESQMAEPVMETAAIPTFDDGINATYVYPTPVSINSGTEALRLALDTIDLTSDVYAFANPMRDETAFVMAESVNTSGELILNGAADFYLNDVFVTQNEMPLVAAGDDVKLSFGAIPGLRLTDTVTQKVTGDKGVLTSRNQQTETRILAAENLTDQSWALRLIGRVPYSEQQDLLISSQATPTPTNPQYEDQRGILMWAHTLEAGQTFNVELSHEIQWPLEMILR
- a CDS encoding leucyl aminopeptidase family protein, with the translated sequence MSATPSLKFAEASREGTAALPLHVIAKDGFDSWMAGQPDSIQTWVAASGFSGGLAKTLLIPDASGSPIMAVAGYGDATTRDRGRFPLAAIAAALPKGSYVLANDLPWGDLETECLGWLLSQYVFDKYKKKSAHQARLICPAEVDADKVEAIATGEALTRDLINTPASDMGPQDLEAATASLASSFGAPLKVTTGEELLTQNFPMIHTVGRAAAPHRAPRLLDFSWGDTGPLLTLVGKGVCFDTGGLNLKPGGSMALMKKDMGGAATVLGLAHMIMALNLPLRLRVLIPAVENSVSGDAFRPGDVLTSRAGLTVEINNTDAEGRLVLADALALGSEDNPDLMISMATLTGAARVAVGPDLSPYYTDDTAMVAALETAAADISDPVWRMPFWTPYEKMIEPAIADLDNAPAGGFAGSITAALFLRRFAEGQRYTHFDIYGWNPSPAPARPKGGVGMGARAILEALPKVLDL
- a CDS encoding C40 family peptidase; protein product: MNSATLDKRLTARIDTRNGKVAAAHLRGKIEADNFVEPTQYRVAMVVTDLLSDPEGGRERQLIRGETINVIHAEDGMAFGYTDKDGYVGWVDIGDILSHPKQTPTHSVAAARSYAKSTPGLKVMGPVTPLPFGTRVVVISEEDRWARIAWDGGTVTRDLYIPTQHLRPIDTPETDPAAVAERLIGTPYLWGGNSSFGIDCSGLVQAALLACATPCPGDSDMQEAAFPNATGPYQRGDLLFWKGHVAMVTDRDTIIHANAHHMAVAYEPIADAIARIQAQGDGPVTSHKRPNYGASHE
- the speB gene encoding agmatinase, with translation MSDFFKPVSGMELPRFAGMPSFMRLPNMDFDHARIADVDIGLIGVPWDSGTTNRPGPRHGPRQLRDASTMIRAQNGATGVRPFDMVNCADLGDVGPNPADILDSMERITAFYDQLKPHGVTPLTAGGDHLTSLPVLRSLAKDAPVGMVHFDSHTDLYHSYFGGTMYTHGTPFRRAVEEGLLDPKRVVQIGIRGSTYDNEDTDFAESVGIRVIRIEEFFARGVADVMAEAREIVGASATYVSYDIDFVDPTFAPGTGTPEVGGPNSFQALEVVRELDGLNIIGADLVEVSPPFDASGNTAFLGVSIMFELLCVMAGNLTK